The nucleotide window gaatgaccataagcaatcaTGACTGGAAACTCGCAGTCACCATCAGATGGATCCTTGTCTGTAATTACTGCCAGACCAGAGAAATCACAGTTCCATTCTTTCTGGTCATTCACCTGATAATACATGTTGAAGGCATAAGAAGCATTCCCTTCAACACTAAGATGATTACAGGAGGACCCATAACCCAAAGCAGTACAATCTGATAAACTGCAAGCATAGTTAATGCTATCTGGCAAATCCTCCAAATCACTTGCATCAGGGTTCAGAACACACCACCTTCTGTACATATACTTCACTCCTTCCACTGGAACTAGACCGTCGTCCTCTTTCAAGCCTGATAAATCCAATTCATATTTTGGCTTCCCATCATACTCAAATAACCCCCAATGCCTCTCAAAGCTACCTGGAGCAATGCTCTTAGCATTCTCATCAATGAGGCTAAATAGATAAACATCAATCTTACCCTTTCTTGCTGGTGTCCCCTTTCCGCTCAAAACATGTTGAATTAGTCCTTGGTTGAATCTCTTGGCATTTGTGATATTGGAATTTTTATCACCATCAGTTGGCCAACCAACTTCTCCAACTATGATTTTCATATCTGGATATCCTGACTTGTCTAATGCCCATACAAGAGTGTCAAAATTTGCATCAAACACATTATTATAGACCAAGCCACCATCTTTGATTGGATTTTTTGTTCCATCAAAGAACGCAAAGTCTACTGGGAAGTGTTCGTCACTATAGAGACTTAGGAATGGATAAATGTTGACTGTGAAAGGTGCATCGTTTGAATGGAGAAACTGAACTATTTGGATTGCGAGGTCTCGAACTTCAGGTCGAAAGTCACCAGCAGATGGAACTTGGTTTGGATCTGCAGAGTAGTAGACATCGGCATTGAAGGGGACTGTGACTTTGACTTTGGAGCTAACTTTAGCACGGTCAAGGGCGTGCTGGATATTTCTTAAAGCTGGTAAAGTGACTTGCAGATAGCTGCCATTGTATGTTTGAAGGAAGGGTTCATTGCCTACAGCAACGTACCTGCAAGAGAATAACAAAACCATTTTACTCGAAGAAAAAGAGGAACTATACTGTCATAAGCATAGCTTTAGTCTAATGCTGGTTCAAGAATCCTGCTTACTAAATCACTACAGGAATTGGATTAACCCAGTTAAACTATCAATAAGGAATAGACGTGGCTGTGCTTGCTATCAGAGCATGTCAAGTAAAGCATATTTGGCTGAGGACAGGACAAATTATTATTTGACTGGAGCAAATTATCAGGCAGATTTTGATCGTGTACCTAAGGAGAAATTCTTATATGAACTGAGTAAATAAAGGCAGGAGAAGCACTTCCGAATAGAGCAATGATGATAGGAATGCAAAAAAAGATATGGAATAAAAAAAATCATGGAAAATGATCAGAAACTATGGAGGAGGACAAGAAACCAGAATCATAATTCAATCATATGAGCAAACAGAAGATTTGGAGAAACAGAAACCAGAAGCATATAAAATTGATAGGACAGTTTCACGAAATAATAAGGTAATTTGATAtttgagaagaaaagaaaatgttaCTCAACTTGATATTAACTCCGCCAGTGTACAACCAACTAGTGACATTGGCATCAACCCAGGAAGCAGCAGCTGCAGGATCTTCACTCATCTGTTGCAACATGTAATTGGGTAGACCCAACATCACCTCAATGTCAGTGCCAATCAGCGCAGCCATAATCCTCTCATCGGCCTCAAAAAGCTTTAACTTCCGAATCCCATTTTGTCTCACCATTTCTACCACCTTTTCTGGGGGGAGTTGGTGCGTTGACATGGTGCCCCAGTTCACTCCAACACTAGTAACCCTAGAGGCAATACTCATTCTCGCACAAAGAACAAGCAGCACCGTGATTTGGGCAACGTATACTTGTCCCATTTCTCCTTTCCTTGAAGAATCTTTAATGGCGTTTTGGGTTTAAATGAATCTTTCTTGAATAGAGAAAGAATCAAGAATCTTGAAAGACGAGAAAACAAGAAAGAAAATGATTGGCAACTAGAAGTGAAACCAAAAGAGAGGGAAGAGGGAATTTCTTGATCGTTGTTGCAGAATTTAAGAGCATGAAAAGTGAGTGCCTTTGCTGGTCATTGGCTCCTAGGATGCTTCATGGGGAAGGTGAGAAATCTACGTGGTTGTTTCCTTTTCAATGGGAAAAGTTCTGCAAAAAGAATGGAATATGCGTTTCTTAGTTCAGTTATTTAGTTATGGGTGCCAACTCGTATGCTAGCAAGCGTCTCCAAATGCTTAGGCCAATTGTAATAGCGCCTCTTCAATCTCATTTTACCAATGCTTAAGTCGCTTGACTTGAAGGGAAATTTGCATTTTCTCAGCTTGCCAATGCCAACATCATTGATCTTAGGTTTcattcttttattaattaaaattaataataacaaTGAAGAAAATATGGCTAATTATTAGGTACACCAGGAGTACTAAAAAACAGTGCTCCCTCTCTCATAGAAAGTGGATCATTCCTATTATATAGTAAATGGGTCTCATATGATTATGAGAGAAAGTGTATGTGCACCGGGTGCACCTAATAATTCCTCAGAAAATaattctaattaatttttttccatTGAGATTTCGAGAACAATCTTTACATCTACTTATTCTAATATTATTCATCAATTCATCAATGTAAATAACTACTTCTAACTTAATTGTATAGTTGTTACTCAGTCTACTATgtctttattaaataataaattaaaaatttataatatcttTAAAAGTAATTATAAAAGCAAAAGCCTTGTTCCCATTACCGAAATGGGAAGACAGATGTACACGGACACTTGATACGAAGTTGGAGACCattgtcattgcttaagttgaaAGGCCATTGACTGCCATTGACTACTTTTAGAAGAGGATTGAAAGGAATCTTAAAAATGATAGCTTTCCAGCTTAAATCCACGTAATACATTAATTGTCATTAAATCTTTTGCTTTCTATATTTGTTTTACCCTTTAAATTAGCTACGCTTGTTGCTAATAAAATGCTTTTAGCAAAGAGCCCACAATTGCAATCAAATGCTAAAGAAATTGCTAGCTTCACACTTCACACAACACTTCCTGTTCTTTAAAGtcctaacataaaataaataaataaattcccaCACGCAAGACAAGAATTTATTGTGGCTTGCTTTCCAAGAAGGATCCTTGTAGAACCATATATTCCTAATGATTAATCTACATTATCCCAGGACTCCTGATATTAGTGTAGTTCCACTTGTACTTCCAACATAGGGTGACCACTTGCGAGTAATAGCACTTTGAAAAGGTGAGGATTagacttaaatttttaatttttcacttcAGCGTATGAGATTTAGAATTAAGCATTACTAATTTTGTGCTCTTAATGATGCAGAACAAACAAAAACAAAGAATAAACAAGGACCAATTATTGGAAAAcagaattaatttttaataattttatttaatattaaaaataattatagttaaagcttgtctaaTAATAATAGATACTCTAATtcttatttataaaattagaaatttgaacCACATTAGAATTttgaaaccctaattcaattctaattagaaatactaaattaaatcaaaataaactaggaaataataaaatttctaaacAAGAGACATGATAAGATAAAAATTTCAAGATAATAAAACTCTTATATTCCCTAATTTACAATGAGAATAATTCCTAAATTTTATCTTTCCATACTGCATTATTCACCCCTGGTTAGAAAAAACTCATCCTCGAGTTATGAAGTATTGAAGGATCAAGAACCAAGAAAGGAGAACACATAGTACGATATCCATGGATGGTAACAAGAAGAATGACTTGAAGAAGTTTGCACTCTCTTTTGTATTCCTAAAATCATCTGGGCAAATAAAATCAATTGGAACAACAGTTAAGACTTGATTGACTTTTTGCTCTAAAATAGACTCTTCAACAGGTGAAGGCTCAACAACCATAACTTTGGATTCTTCAATTTTCATTATCATTTTCAATTTCgagtttctcttcttcaatttcattttcaacTTGCTCTTTTTGATCTTCAATTTCAAGttgctttttttttctcttcttctagTTTCCTTGCATTTTCAAGACTCCATGCTTTTATATTTTCAATACTTTTTATTTTATCCAACTGCTCTTTCAATTGAAATATATGTGCTTCTTTCTATGCTTCAAAATTTTCAAGTTCTTTATCTTTAACTTGTTGTCGAGTTTGTTGAACATGGTATTCATTCTTACATTCTTCAAGTACTTTCTCCCTATATTGtaagattatttgtatatcttgataCTCACCAAATAAACCACAAGAAACATAATTAAGATCACCATATAAATCTATCAAATAAGATATTTTATCAAGTTGTTCATAATATCCATCAATCTCTGTTCGTATTCCTTGAATCGTATGCCATAACTCATCTAGTTCTACTGTTGAATGTTGTCCATTATCAAACCACATTAGGATTTCAATTTATAGAAAACTAAAATTTCAGCAAATTTAAGAGTAAATGTTATTGAAACTAGACATTAAAAATAGAACCAATATGTCCAAATTAGTAAAGGACACCTTGAAAATTTTGCTGACTGGGCATTGATAACGTGGTAGTGGATACTAATGTGGCAATGATGTGTTGGCTATCATGGGTCAGTGATGTGCCAAAGAGAATAATGTAGATTTGGTGCATGCAGGCTCAGCACAACTGCATGAGCTCACCTTCTAGCTTGGTTGTGAATGCAAATTTGAAGACCTGACCATTGGTGCTAGGAGCAATAAATAGTACTGCTGATAACAAGGAGGGGTAGATCAACAGTTGGAGAAGGGCTTGAGAGTCAAATAGCCAGAAAATCTGTTTTTcgcttttggatttttttttttttttatcataaacaATAAGCTAGGCAATATGTGTTTTGAAAGTTGAATGAGAATTTTGATaaggaaaatgaaggaaattttgaaaaaGGTTAGAATACAAGTTGAAAGGTTTTTGAAAGTTTATGACAACTATGAAAATTTGGATTGAATTTAATCTCTAATACCAAAATTTTCCTAACTAGTATTACTAAATTAAaccaaaataaaatagaaaataataaaattcctaaataagAGACCTAATAAGATAAAAATTCCTAAATAATGAAACTtttaaatttcctaattttaTAATCAGAATAATTCCTAAATTCTATTTTCCCATACTGCATTATTTAGTTTGTGAAAAACACCAAtgtagaaaaagagaaagagatgaGGTTTCAAACAAAATTAAATGACGAAAAATGATACATATAGCCAACTCCAACTAATTTAACATTAATTCTTTGTTTGGATGGAGGGAAAATAAGGGAGGTAAGAAAATGTGAGAAAAATAGTCTTAATTTTCATTCAATTTATGTTTGGTTAAGAATATAacactctaaatttttaaataattattttgtgttgatACTGGTGaattcattaatataattatttaggtggtCAGAATAAGCCTTCTTCTTCACCTAGCTGCCACAGTAGTCTTTGATGATCAATgaatagatattgattttatttataatttcaatattattatacatataaGGCATGCTCATTTgttcatttataattttatgtatatagctattataggcatgctttgtgttgcattattatttgatgaaattaataTGGATGTCACCTTAGGATAATTTGGAACCGTGTGCGTGTGTCAGCGTGCGTGAGGTATGGTACTGGATATGGGTAAGACGGACAGATCGGCTTGAGTTAGTCTCACTTGGGGCCCGATTTTTTTTTGTGATAAGTCGAGGTGAGTACGAGTTTGAGTTGATCTTGTTGATCCccgcatttggatattaagagaaagtctgactttgagttgatctcactggcagaAGTTAGaactaagagagctatataggggatcagctcctatatatatgtgtgtgagtatggatttAATACAAGGGATTGTGAGCACTCCAGATTGCCTTTGGTGTGATTATGACCTGACTTGTTTGAATTGTATGaaaatgttgcatttcattcttagAAATGCACTACACTTAGATAGCTataaaaattatatgtaaaatcaatatcttactctgtgagtcgaacgctcactcctgttcatcatatttttctaggctacaagaggagttttttttcaaaataacatgcttccttcctcgcaggtttattagcagttatttatttgtattattatttttcaaaattgtaATCTAGATCCGCATGTGTTAGTACTAGTAATAATATTGTCAAGTACTAcgtaaatttaagttttggtatttttaataaattcaaaatttttatgatatttaattgTTTGCAAATGGTGGTATTATGGTTGacttgggctcccctaattttagtatcTGATGGTTATCGGGTTGGTTTGGCCCGAATAaaagtataatattttaattttattttatttgtatgtTAATCCTCAGATTTTGGCCCTGATTATAGATTTTGGGAACAGTGAAGCTTACTACGGGCATCGGAAGCTTTGTGTCAACTCAGATCCTAGTGCCAATCCGGCCTGTGGGATCAAGTCTTGACAAAGAAGAAAATAGTGATAGAAGAAAAActtgaaagaaaaataaatttcaaatttcacTCCCAGTTTCTATCAAAATTGAAAGTGGAATGAAAttgttaaaattacaaaaatatctcTATATTTTCTACGTTCTTTTATAATCCTTAGGaaaaattttgttattttattattcaaaaaataacTTCCCTTTCAATATTTTCCTTCTTATCTCCAAATGTAATAAGAAAAAGTTATTTTCCCTCCTCATTATtgccttcttttatttttctcccctttttttttttcctactaTCCAAACATAGTGTAAGATTTAGTCATTTTATTTGTCACTCAGATTTGAGCATTACAAATTCAACCAAAAGAACATAGAAAGCAATGGATTATTTAAGCTCCCTTTAtttcaagaaaaatatttttttgaaaaatatcttttatattttttaacattTAGAGTACTTAAAAAATGGTtgcagaaaaatattttcttaattaaaaaaaattaagatatttttaaggaaaataactttctgttaaaaaaataagaagaaagacattttttattttctaaacttttataaccttattaaaatgttaaaacaCTTACATAAATGATATAAACACAtactattaatttaacattataatcacacaaccaaaaaaaaaaaaaaaaatttctcacataaattatttttcacgAAACAAACGGAACATTAATCATAACAAATAACCGAGTTCTTGACCATTAGAAGTGAATGTACATTATTGCATTGACAACAGTATAAAAttgtaaagaaaatgaattacgcATTTTATACTAGTTTTCCTTGAAATATTAGTTTTTGAATCCAAAGTTTGTGTCTGCTGTTAAAATTTTCCTTTATGTTTCTGTTAATGTATTAGAGTACAAGGGACGAAGTCCATCACAATCCTAAATATTGAGTTGTAAAAGTTGGCAGCATCATCTTTCGAAGCAAAGAATGATCATGTATTTCCATTTGCAGAATGAAGGTTAGCACCATTATCTTTAAAGCATGCTTCTGGTAGCCTAAAGCTTAAGCAAAACATTGCCTGCATGATAAAATAATatctaataaataaatatataaaatgaaaaaACAAAGCTGCTGTTGTAAGCAAGTAATTTCACAAATGGTACTAGCCTGTACCTTATTTGGAGCAACGTCCCTAACCTTCTGAAATACCGGGTCTTGTATATGAGCACTTACAGCAGTTTCTGCCTCCTGTAAAGAGATTGGataaaaacacaatttaaataacaATATATGAAAAAAAGAAACCACAAATATTAAGGTAAAACAGTTTTTGCAGCTTTCCATGAGACCAACAACCATAAACAAGGTTTAAGCAAACTAAGGTTTAAGCAAACTACAGTCTACACCATTAGTATAGCAAGATCAATTCTGATTGTTACTGAGAAGAGAGTTGAAgaaccagagagagagagagagagagagagagagagaaagagcaaCAACAAAATGTCTTTACAAACAAAGCTTACCAAGATTATAGATTCTTTGGTTTCGTTTGCCCTCATGAAGCAATAGCAGTGAATCCAAGGAAGAAGCCCCTTCCAATCTTTCCTCTGGATAACACTCC belongs to Hevea brasiliensis isolate MT/VB/25A 57/8 chromosome 4, ASM3005281v1, whole genome shotgun sequence and includes:
- the LOC110661539 gene encoding glucan endo-1,3-beta-glucosidase 5; translation: MGQVYVAQITVLLVLCARMSIASRVTSVGVNWGTMSTHQLPPEKVVEMVRQNGIRKLKLFEADERIMAALIGTDIEVMLGLPNYMLQQMSEDPAAAASWVDANVTSWLYTGGVNIKYVAVGNEPFLQTYNGSYLQVTLPALRNIQHALDRAKVSSKVKVTVPFNADVYYSADPNQVPSAGDFRPEVRDLAIQIVQFLHSNDAPFTVNIYPFLSLYSDEHFPVDFAFFDGTKNPIKDGGLVYNNVFDANFDTLVWALDKSGYPDMKIIVGEVGWPTDGDKNSNITNAKRFNQGLIQHVLSGKGTPARKGKIDVYLFSLIDENAKSIAPGSFERHWGLFEYDGKPKYELDLSGLKEDDGLVPVEGVKYMYRRWCVLNPDASDLEDLPDSINYACSLSDCTALGYGSSCNHLSVEGNASYAFNMYYQVNDQKEWNCDFSGLAVITDKDPSDGDCEFPVMIAYGHSLAFHGRLLDVLLRIAGGCLVFLVLL